CATCCCCTACTACTACGCGGTGGACCGCGAGCTCGACGGCATGGACGTGATCGTCTCGCGGACCGGCTACACCGCCGAACTCGGTTACGAGATCTACCTGCACAACGCCAGCCGCGACGGTGTGCGCCTCTGGGAGAAGATCTGGGAGGCCGGTCGTCCCTACGACATGCAGGTGATCGGTCCCTGCCACATCCGCAGGATCGAGGCCGGCATCCTCTCCTGGGGCTGCGACATCACCTACGACACCAACCCGTTCGAGGTCGGCTACGGCTTCGAGGCGACCTGGATGGTCGACCTCAACCAGGAGGCCGACTTCATCGGCAAGTCGGCGCTGACCCGCATCTACAACGAGGGAATCAGCCGCAGGCTGGTGGGCGTGAAGATCGGCGGTCCGGAAGTGGGCAGCTTCAACGACGGTTCGATGATCGACACCTTCCCCGTGCGGGACCCGAACGGCCTGCACATCGGGGACGTCACCTCGGCCTGCTACTCGCCGCGAGTGGAGAGCAACATCGGCTACGCCATGGTGCCGATCAGCTACCGCGAGACCGGAACTCCGCTCGTCGTCGAGACCCAGCACGGGCCGCAGGAGGCCGTGGTGGCCGAGAAGCCCTTCCTCGACCCGAACAAGCAGATCCCCAAGCAACTCGAGCGGCAGGAAGAAGCGGCGGTGTCGAAATGAGCACGAACGCGCGGCAACAGCTACAGCACCACCTGCGCAACGCTCGTTACGAAGTGCTGCCGTTGCGTGGAACACTGGAACAGGTGCAGGGGCTTCCCCCCGGCACGACGGTGACCGTGACCTCCTCGCCCTCCAAGGGGACCGAGGCCACCCTGGATCTCGCGGCCAGGCTGCGCGGTTCGGGGATGCACGTGGTCCCGCACCTGGCGGCGCGGCTCGTCCGGGACAGCGCGCACCTCGACGAGCTGCTGTCCAGGATCGAGGCCCTGGGGCTCACCGAAGTGTTCGTGATCGCCGGTGACGCGGACAACCCCGCAGGCAGGTTCACCGACGCGCTCTCCCTGCTCCGGGGCATGGAGGAGATCGGCAACAGGCCGCACCGGGTGGGCATCACCGGTTACCCCGAACCGCACTCCT
The sequence above is a segment of the Actinopolyspora saharensis genome. Coding sequences within it:
- a CDS encoding glycine cleavage T C-terminal barrel domain-containing protein, translating into MSINPTPAILQYPRIRKSPFFYASRRHGVGMYSVYNHTYHARHYGDPVAEYWHLLNGVTLWDVGVERQVEITGPDAFDFTNMLVPRDLNKCRVGQCKYVFITSEEGGIINDPVLLRLGENHFWLSLADSDVLLWAKGLAYSMGMNVQIREPDVGPVQVQGPKSRDVMIDLFGDSIKDIPYYYAVDRELDGMDVIVSRTGYTAELGYEIYLHNASRDGVRLWEKIWEAGRPYDMQVIGPCHIRRIEAGILSWGCDITYDTNPFEVGYGFEATWMVDLNQEADFIGKSALTRIYNEGISRRLVGVKIGGPEVGSFNDGSMIDTFPVRDPNGLHIGDVTSACYSPRVESNIGYAMVPISYRETGTPLVVETQHGPQEAVVAEKPFLDPNKQIPKQLERQEEAAVSK